In Eriocheir sinensis breed Jianghai 21 chromosome 8, ASM2467909v1, whole genome shotgun sequence, the following proteins share a genomic window:
- the LOC126995416 gene encoding uncharacterized protein LOC126995416 isoform X1, giving the protein MTDHGGGVTAVAVMLVVVLAAGMTAPMDAAEMEKTPLHTDEGDCRVGPSLRVKEQPLKVSLLAYVTCSDNVKLGFFLPGQDPYKNRDAVSFNSTGGTHLEVRGGKGTKTPLAFPRLIPEGWNTFRVTADERGVEVALVEGRDTTTLFTLPPLPHAPDTLHAEGRVARCSRVTPAWEVGSGEYMSVVLHLPGVDGRHLLVEVSGGGWEGGAPKLTFPFATSPKMITVAANTTFEITSSLEGAHVHFNVSKVAKNGGGDGNGDEVVINGNIPINTHSLTLEVVGGRGGDDSTTNTTTLVRLWRSSPHTKSTSESESVSSSTAYRTGCIVLGVLLGLVLLTGVIIYAISKEGHSALSLWLARCLTKGGKSGNTENIVVVNGNGGWLIQWMRQLQYFTTTPLCSIIASRTPVPRSEPISTEDDVNSPCLSITIDSKRS; this is encoded by the exons GTGACTGTCGCGTAGGGCCCAGCCTGCGGGTGAAGGAGCAGCCCCTGAAGGTGTCGCTGCTGGCCTACGTGACCTGCTCGGACAACGTGAAGTTGGGCTTCTTCCTCCCTGGCCAGGACCCCTACAAGAACCGCGACGCCGTGAGCTTCAACAGCACGGGCGGCACACACTTGGAAGTGCGGGGCGGCAAAGGGACCAAGACGCCCCTAGCCTTCCCGCGGCTCATCCCCGAGGGCTGGAACACCTTCAGGGTGACGGCGGACGAGAGGGGCGTGGAAGTGGCTCTGGTGGAGGGCCGCGACACCACCACGTTGTTCACGCTGCCGCCGCTGCCCCACGCCCCCGACACCCTGCACGCAGAGGGGCGCGTGGCGCGCTGCTCTcgcg TGACCCCCGCCTGGGAGGTGGGCTCGGGCGAGTATATGAGCGTCGTGCTGCATCTGCCGGGGGTAGACGGTCGCCACCTGTTGGTGGAGGTGAGCGGCGGGGGCTGGGAGGGCGGCGCCCCCAAGTTGACCTTCCCCTTCGCAACCAGCCCCAAAATGATCACTGTGGCTGCAAACACCACCTTCGAGATCACCAGCAGTCTTGAGGGCGCCCACGTCCATTTCAACGTGTCTAAG GTCGCCAagaacggtggtggtgatggcaatggtgatgaggtggtgataaACGGCAACATCCCCATCAACACTCACTCCCTGACGCTGGAGGTGGTAGGCGGACGCGGTGGTGAtgacagcaccaccaacaccaccacactcGTCCGTCTCTGGCGCTCATCACCGCACACCAAATCCACTTCTGAATCCGAATCTGTATCTTCGTCAACAG CTTACCGCACCGGATGCATCGTGCTGGGGGTGTTACTGGGGCTGGTGCTGCTCACAGGAGTGATAATATATGCCATCTCGAAGGAAGGTCACTCGGCGCTGTCCTTGTGGCTGGCGCGCTGCctgacaaaaggaggaaaaagtggaaacaCAGAGAA CATTGTGGTGGTGAACGGTAATGGTGGATGGCTTATACAGTGGATGAGGCAGCTGCAATACTTCACCACCACCCCCTTGTGTAGTATCATCGCCAGTAGGACCCCCGTGCCGAGAAGTGAGCCCATTAGCACTGAGGACGATGTGAATAGTCCATGCTTGTCAATAACTATCGACAGTAAACGTTCCTAA